In Zingiber officinale cultivar Zhangliang chromosome 11B, Zo_v1.1, whole genome shotgun sequence, a single window of DNA contains:
- the LOC122033628 gene encoding nucleobase-ascorbate transporter 12-like, with the protein MASRDHPPRRQRPGPWPPATDAAQQPPPPQLSWARRTGFKGTVSGESDASDSGQIALPKPTESGSKVDLEAGTREGSSTALPTPPVPSVGEQESKERGAIVPAPVDQSHQTARRRSAGSGPNGHVVRFDTRPRERREEEPATLPQLEEEEGLALRQSHINYELRDSPGLVPVIFYSLQHYLSILGSLILIPLVIVPAMGGTYEDTSAVVSTVLLVSGLTTLLHTFFGTRLPLVQGPSYVYLAPALAIINSPEFQGLKENSFRHIMKELQGALIASSVFQAMVGYTGLASLLLRFINPVVVSPTIASIGLSFFAYGFTQVGTCLEIGMLQILLVVIFSLYFRKIRIYGHRIFLIHAVPLGLGFTWLIAFLLTELGVYSYKGCDANVPVSNTVTAYCRKHVPRMKHCHVDTSHALGSAPWFRFPYPLQWGTPIFNWRMTLVMCVVSIIASVDSVGTYHASALLVASRPPTPGVVSRGIGMEGISSVLAALWGTGVASTTLTENIHTIATTKMGSRRAIELGAVILILLSFVGKIGGFIASIPDVMVAGLLCCMWAMIAALGLSNLRYSETGSSRNNIIIGLSLFLSLSVPAYFQQYGLIPSSNSSVPSYFQPYAVASHGPIHTRSRGVNYVLNTLFSFHMVIAFIVAFILDNTVPGSRQERGVYVWSEPEAAKREPAITKDYGLPFRIGRMFTWVKWVGL; encoded by the exons ATGGCGAGCAGGGACCATCCGCCGCGTCGCCAGCGACCAGGGCCATGGCCTCCGGCCACCGACGCCGCGCAacagccgccgccgccgcagctCTCCTGGGCGAGGAGGACTGGGTTTAAGGGCACGGTCTCCGGCGAGTCCGACGCTAGCGATTCTGGCCAGATTGCGCTCCCCAAGCCGACAGAATCAGGGAGCAAGGTGGATCTGGAAGCAGGAACTCGGGAAGGTTCCTCCACAGCGCTTCCTACGCCGCCTGTACCTTCCGTGGGGGAGcaggagagcaaggagagaggcGCAATTGTACCAGCGCCTGTAGATCAGAGTCATCAGACGGCGAGGAGGAGAAGCGCCGGTTCGGGACCTAATGGACATGTGGTACGGTTCGATACTCGACCGAgggaaagaagagaagaggaaccTGCTACATTGCCTCaactagaggaagaggaagggctTGCTCTGCGTCAATCGCACATTAACTATGAGCTGAGAGACAGTCCTGGTCTTG TACCGGTCATATTCTATAGTCTGCAACACTATCTTTCCATACTGGGTTCTTTGATTCTGATCCCGCTTGTTATAGTTCCAGCTATGGGGGGAACTTAT GAGGATACTTCAGCTGTGGTATCGACGGTGCTTTTGGTTTCAGGGCTGACAACATTGCTACATACATTCTTTGGAACAAGGTTGCCACTGGTGCAGGGGCCTTCCTATGTTTATCTGGCACCTGCACTGGCAATAATCAATTCTCCAGAGTTCCAGGGTCTTAAAGAAAAT AGTTTTAGGCACATCATGAAGGAACTACAAGGAGCTTTAATTGCTTCTTCTGTATTTCAAGCAATGGTGGGATATACTGGACTTGCATCATTGCTATTAAG GTTCATCAACCCTGTTGTTGTATCCCCAACAATTGCATCCATTGGCCTATCGTTTTTTGCTTATGGTTTCACTCAAGTAGGCACCTGCTTAGAGATTGGCATGTTGCAGATACTACTGGTTGTTATATTTTCACTA TATTTTCGGAAGATACGCATATATGGTCATCGTATATTCTTGATACATGCT GTGCCATTAGGCCTGGGGTTCACATGGCTCATTGCTTTTCTTCTCACAGAGCTTGGAGTTTACAGTTATAAAGGTTGTGATGCAAATGTACCTGTCTCAAATACTGTCACAGCTTACTGCAGGAAGCATGTGCCAAGAATGAAACACTGCCATGTTGATACATCTCACGCCTTAGGATCTGCTCCCTGGTTTAGGTTTCCATACCCACTGCAGTGGGGTACACCTATTTTCAATTGGAGGATGACCCTAGTGATGTGTGTGGTATCTATAATTGCATCAGTTGACTCT GTGGGAACATACCATGCATCAGCTTTGTTAGTGGCCTCAAGACCCCCTACGCCTGGAGTAGTTAGCAGGGGTATCGGTATGGAAGGCATCTCTAGTGTCTTGGCTGCACTTTGGGGCACAGGAGTCGCTTCAACCACTCTCACTGAGAATATTCACACTATTGCTACAACTAAAATGGGTAGTCGGAGAGCTATTGAGCTCGGTGCTGTCATTCTCATTCTGTTATCTTTTGTTG GGAAAATAGGAGGATTTATAGCTTCTATCCCAGATGTCATGGTGGCTGGTCTTCTTTGCTGTATGTGGGCCATGATTGCTGCTCTGGGGTTGTCAAACCTGCGATACAGCGAGACTGGAAGCTCCAGGAATAATATCATAATTGGCCTCTCATTGTTTCTCTCATTATCAGTACCTGCCTACTTCCAGCAATATGGACTTATTCCATCTTCAAATTCATCCGTTCCAAGTTACTTCCAACCATATGCTGTTGCCTCTCATGGACCTATTCATACAAGATCTCGAGGG GTGAACTATGTTCTGAATACTTTGTTTTCATTTCACATggtgattgcatttattgttgcaTTTATTCTTGACAACACTGTTCCTGGGAGCCGTCAAGAACGTGGAGTATATGTTTGGTCTGAACCAGAGGCAGCAAAAAGGGAACCAGCCATTACCAAAGACTACGGCTTGCCTTTCAGAATCGGACGTATGTTCACATGGGTGAAATGGGTTGGCTTATAG
- the LOC122033629 gene encoding uncharacterized protein At2g27730, mitochondrial-like: MAAKIAARYVARRLSSGGKVLSEEEKAAENVFIKKIEKEKLEKLAQKGPKPAEEAPVKPEPSSTEVKSTATQGSSTAGTSTDPIRNYAVLAGTAAAVCGLGWYLLSKPSKTEEVVD, from the exons ATGGCCGCCAAGATCGCAGCAAGGTACGTCGCCCGCAGGCTCTCCTCCGGTGGGAAGGTTCTCAGCGAGGAGGAGAAAGCGGCGGAGAACGTTTTCATCAAG aaaattgagaaagaaaagttAGAGAAGCTTGCGCAGAAG GGCCCAAAACCTGCAGAGGAAGCCCCAGTCAAACCAGAACCCTCATCCACTGAGGTGAAGTCCACTGCTACACAAGGATCATCGACAGCGGGTACTTCAACCGACCCGATCCGCAACTATGCTGTGCTTGCTGGGACTGCTGCTGCTGTTTGTGGCCTGGGCTGGTATCTCCTCTCGAAACCAAGTAAAACAGAAGAAGTAGTTGATTGA
- the LOC122035089 gene encoding germin-like protein 9-3, with the protein MQLMALNKLLFFLLLSFSASHVATAGDPDIISDFILPPNVTAVDGSFFTYTGLRPVVNSPPGASFSVSKAAAAEFPAVLGQSVSLAVLKYPAGSVNPPHTHPRSAELLFLVQGYLEVGFVDTGNNLYTQALQPGDVFVFPKGLIHYQYCNSGSAAVAVSAFGSANAGTVSVPKTVFASGVDDEVLAKSFKTDVATIQKLKAGLAN; encoded by the coding sequence ATGCAATTAATGGCGCTTAACAAACTACTGTTCTTCCTGCTGCTCTCCTTCTCCGCCTCCCACGTCGCCACCGCCGGCGACCCCGACATCATCTCCGACTTCATCCTCCCTCCAAACGTCACTGCCGTCGACGGCAGCTTCTTCACCTACACCGGCCTGCGCCCTGTGGTCAACTCCCCGCCCGGCGCCAGCTTCAGCGTCTCCAAGGCGGCAGCGGCCGAGTTCCCGGCCGTGCTCGGGCAGAGCGTGTCCTTGGCGGTGCTCAAATACCCGGCCGGCTCCGTCAACCCGCCGCACACCCACCCGCGCTCCGCCGAGCTGCTCTTCCTGGTGCAGGGCTACCTGGAGGTGGGCTTCGTCGACACCGGCAACAATCTCTACACGCAGGCGCTGCAGCCCGGCGACGTGTTCGTGTTCCCAAAGGGGCTAATCCACTACCAGTACTGCAACTCCGGGAGCGCCGCCGTCGCCGTCTCCGCCTTCGGGAGCGCCAACGCCGGCACCGTGTCGGTTCCTAAGACCGTGTTCGCCAGCGGCGTCGACGATGAGGTGCTGGCGAAGTCGTTCAAGACCGACGTCGCCACCATCCAGAAGCTCAAGGCTGGTCTCGCAAACTAG